The DNA region TTGAACGCCCTCGGCGGGGCCGGCGTGCATGTCGTCACCGTCAACGACTACCTGGCCGCCCGCGATGCCGAGTGGATGGGGGGCATCTACCGGATGCTGGGCCTCACCGTGGGTCTCATCCAGGCAGGCGACGATCCCGCCTCGCGCAAGCCCGCCTACGAGGCCGACGTCACCTACGGCACCAACAACGAGTTCGGATTCGATTACCTGCGCGACAACATGGCCATGTCCATGCAGCTGCGCGTGCAGCGCGGCCATCGTTTCGGCATCGTCGACGAGGTGGACTCGATCCTGGTCGACGAGGCGCGGACCCCGCTCATCATCTCCGGGAAGGTCGGCGACAACGCCCGCTGGTACCGGGAGTTCGCCCGGCTCGTGCGGGGTCTCCGCGAAGGCGCCCACTACGAAGTCGACTACGGCAAGCGGCAGGTGCTGACTACGGAGGAAGGCGTGGCCCAGGTCGAGCGCATGCTGGGCGTGGAGAACATGTACGACCATGCCGCGGTCGACTTCGTTCACCATCTCGAGCAGGCTCTGCGGGCCAAGGCGCTCTACCACCGCGATGTCGAGTATCTGGTGTCGCATGGCCAGGTGCTGATCGTCGACGAGTTCACCGGCCGCGTTCTCGAGGGCCGGCGCTATTCGGAAGGGCTCCACCAGGCCATCGAGGCCAAGGAGGGGGTGCGGATCAAGGAGGAGAACCAGACCCTGGCGGCGATCACCCTCCAGAACTACTTCCGCCTCTACGACAAGCTCGCCGGGATGACCGGTACTGCCATGACCGAGGCTTCCGAGTTCTCGCAGATCTACGGGTTGGAGGTCATGGAGGTCCCCACCCATGTCTCGGTGGCGAGGGTCGACCAGCCCGACGTGATCTACAAGACCGAGGACGCCAAGTACCAGGCGCTGGCTCAGGACATCGAGGAGCGTCACCGGGAGGGCCAACCGGTGCTGGTGGGCACAGTCTCGATCGAGAAGTCCGAACGGGTGGCGAGGTTGCTGGCCAGACGGGGAATATCCCATGAGGTCCTCAACGCCAAGCACCACGCCCGGGAGGCCGAGATAATCGCCCAGGCCGGTCGTCCCGGGGCGGTCACGGTGGCCACCAACATGGCCGGCCGCGGCGTGGACATCCAACTGGGCGGCAACCCGGAGGGTCTGGCCCGGGCCGCCATGCGGAAGCGACCGGACCTGACGCCGGGTACTCCACCGTGGGAGAAGGAGTACCGCCAACTTCTCGATACTCATCAGGCCGCGACGGACGGGACCCGGCGACAGGTACTGGAGGCCGGTGGGCTCTACGTGCTCGGGACGGAGCGCCACGAGAGCCGCCGGATCGACAACCAGCTCCGGGGACGGTCGGGCCGCCAGGGCGATCCGGGGGAGTCCCGCTTCTACCTGTCCCTCGGCGATGACCTGATGAGGAGGTTCGCCAGCGAGCGGGTCAGCACCATCATGGAGCGCCTCAGGATGCCCGACGAGGTCCCGATCGAGGCGAAGATGGTCAGCAAGGCCGTGGAGCGGGCCCAGTCACAGGTCGAATCGCAGAACTTCGAGATCCGGAAGAACGTCCTCAAGTACGACGAGGTCATGAACCGCCAGCGTGAGGTGATCTACGAGTGGCGGGACGGCATCCTTCGCACCCGGCAGAGCCGGGACCTGGTGGTGGGATGGGTGGAGGAGTCGATCGAGGCCACAGTGCGGGCCGGTCTGCCGGAGGACGTGCCGCCGTCCGAGTGGGACTGGGACGGACTGTTCAGGGAGCTCCAGGTCATGTACTCGTCCGAGCTATCACCCCGTGACCTGGCGGGGGCAGCCAGATCGGTCGACGAGGTGGTCGAGGCGGTTGCCGATGACGCCGTCCGCCGGTTCGAGGAGCGGGAGACCGAACTGACGCCCGAGGTGATGCGCCGCATCGAGCAGGGCCTCGCCCTGTCGATCATCGACAACAAGTGGCGGGACCACCTGTCGGAGATGGACTACCTGCGGGCCGGGATCGGCCTGAGGGCGATGGGCCAGCGGGATCCCCTGACCGAGTACCGCCGAGAGGGTTACGAGATGTTCAGCTACCTGGTCGACTCCGTGAAGCGGGACACCGCCCGCTATCTCTACCGGGTCGAGGTGGCGGAGGCTCGGCGCCGGGCGCAACCGCGAGCCGGCGTCACCACGGGTCCGGGGCCGCGGCGACCCCGCCGGGCCAAGTCGGCCAAGGTGGGACGCAACGCCCCGTGTCCGTGCGGGTCGGGAGTCAAGGCCAAGCGGTGCTCCAAGACGCCCGACTGCATGGCGGCCGCCCGCGCTCGATAGGAATCAGCGCGTGACGCGCCGCTGATGGCGTCCGAGAATCACGAAGTCGGATCCGGAGGCGCCGGTTCCGGCCAATCCTCGATGCAGCGTTCTGCCAGGGGTACCGGGTGGACGGCCCTGGTCAGGTCGCTGGGGGATAGGAACACGCTGGCTGGGATCTTCGGATCGAAGGATCGTAGGTAGTCTGCGCCGCCCTCGTCGAGCCGCTGCCAGGCGCCGGACCAGGCGTACCCGGTG from bacterium includes:
- the secA gene encoding preprotein translocase subunit SecA, encoding MSLLGKVLRAGESKNLKTLEALAARVNQMEPLLEELDDSALTGKTAEFRRRLDSGEALDDLEVEAFATVREAAKRTLGQRHYDVQVVGAGALHRGMIAEMRTGEGKTLVSTMPVYLNALGGAGVHVVTVNDYLAARDAEWMGGIYRMLGLTVGLIQAGDDPASRKPAYEADVTYGTNNEFGFDYLRDNMAMSMQLRVQRGHRFGIVDEVDSILVDEARTPLIISGKVGDNARWYREFARLVRGLREGAHYEVDYGKRQVLTTEEGVAQVERMLGVENMYDHAAVDFVHHLEQALRAKALYHRDVEYLVSHGQVLIVDEFTGRVLEGRRYSEGLHQAIEAKEGVRIKEENQTLAAITLQNYFRLYDKLAGMTGTAMTEASEFSQIYGLEVMEVPTHVSVARVDQPDVIYKTEDAKYQALAQDIEERHREGQPVLVGTVSIEKSERVARLLARRGISHEVLNAKHHAREAEIIAQAGRPGAVTVATNMAGRGVDIQLGGNPEGLARAAMRKRPDLTPGTPPWEKEYRQLLDTHQAATDGTRRQVLEAGGLYVLGTERHESRRIDNQLRGRSGRQGDPGESRFYLSLGDDLMRRFASERVSTIMERLRMPDEVPIEAKMVSKAVERAQSQVESQNFEIRKNVLKYDEVMNRQREVIYEWRDGILRTRQSRDLVVGWVEESIEATVRAGLPEDVPPSEWDWDGLFRELQVMYSSELSPRDLAGAARSVDEVVEAVADDAVRRFEERETELTPEVMRRIEQGLALSIIDNKWRDHLSEMDYLRAGIGLRAMGQRDPLTEYRREGYEMFSYLVDSVKRDTARYLYRVEVAEARRRAQPRAGVTTGPGPRRPRRAKSAKVGRNAPCPCGSGVKAKRCSKTPDCMAAARAR